Below is a window of Microcebus murinus isolate Inina chromosome 3, M.murinus_Inina_mat1.0, whole genome shotgun sequence DNA.
GACTTTTGAGATTCTGAAGCCACAACACATGATGTATTACAACAGCAAAGAGAAGCAGCATTCTGCTCTTGGACTAGAAATTTCAACATAGCCAAAACTTGTTGCTGGTGATGTATGCACAAAGATTCCAAAACTTTGCTTAATgctgattttcctttttccattttagtaGCTTCCTCTGATTTTGCATCAACagttgaactaaaaataaaaatcaaacaaaaaatgaattacaGCAAAAATACCATTATAAGGAGTTATAATTTTAACAGAGTTTGAACAAAAGATATTTTGGTATTGCTGGACTCCTGACTCCCAGGGATCTGCAATAATGACTTCTCAATTCTTATTTAGCAAAAATATAATGAAGCACTGATGATAATTTCCTATGACAAAGTGTAAGAATCAAAGCAAAGGCCTATTTTTGCAATATAAAAGCTGATTAtatatgattacatttaaatattgataatgtttaatgttttgaagatattcatattttatggGAAGTGCTTCAGGAGTTAAATTTTTGTAAAGTagacattttatgttattttgataattatCAGTCCATATGAGtgcaaataaggaaaataagatgTAAGAGTAAAatcttatctttatttaaaataggtattttttcaaggcagtgaaaatgaaattattaataaaagagagCTTTGCATAGTCACCAGGAAAATTAAGGgatttatgtttcatataaataACAGAATGTCTTTTCTAATATTAAGCTGTAGGCATTAACTATTTAAGATTGAagtctatttttaattgattttaaatacTAAAGTAATTACATGAAAACTAAAGGCATTACTTACCTAATTATTAAATCTCAAATGCTGGAAAATGTCCCCCTGCAGAAACTAATATAAATCTAACTTTAAGACCCAGGATTGCTTTATCAACCAATATAGaagtctacaaaaaatttttaatccaaTACCAGTACCAagaagcataaaatatatttaaagaattctgtttcagaaaagtatctattttaattaaacatatcACCAAACTCTGTACATGAAAATAGCCTTTCACTTGTGATTCGTTacatttgtttgttgttgttaatagTTTTCGGtttacagaaattttatttaggattggAATTGGGATATGCTAGTTATGAATTGCTACTGAagaatgtattttgtttaaataaggGATTATTGTGTTGATGCACATTAAAAATGaaggcattttcttttaaaacaaaaagtggaatatttttattctgttgctTAAAACTGACATAACCTGTTTCACATaagtatgtaatattttatttacataaaaattagttatttgaatagcaaaaatatgaaagcaaattttaaacatttgatcAAAATTTCTGCAAAGTAGGTAACTTTACTAGACTCAATGTTTCACTAAAACTAGTATGAGATTTGAAATTAAGCTATCAAAGTGAGAAGAGatgtgaaattaaaacaaaactttttaagtCCACTGCTGCTTCTAGACAGATGAAGACAGGACATGACCCCAGTAAtcctttcctttctgaaaataagtttttgtaaattttgtCATGGTTAGGAGTATAAAATGATAGAACTGATTCCTAGGATTCAATTAGATAGTTcgagtatgtgtatatatatatatagatagcaAAGGCAAGAGAGCAAATTACTATcaaatattaagatataattatattcttttccagcaaattaaaagtgataattttcacataagcaaaagaaaacccaaagatGTTGTGACAGACACCCTTCAATAGTTTCTAAAGTGATATTATGGCCTGTTAAACATATTTAACTAATAGTTAAAGAGAATTTACATGTTTCTCAGAAAAATGTTGTAttgtattttaaagattaatatcCTTTTATAACTGTTCCTAAAATGCTCAAAggcttttattctgttaataaaGGTATGAAGTAGAAATAATCAAAACTAATAACTAGTGTTAAGTATTCTCAATAATGTTATAATTTCAATTTGATTAAATTCACAAAATTATGaacattatgatttttatatcttttttgacattataaataaatttttactttaaaagttttcttcttgAGTTTATTACTTTCCAAAATACCACAGTGGTCAGTAATTCCCATCTAATGCTATATGGAGAACAGCTTCATAAAGATACCAATTAGATATTCAGATATTAGATTATATCTTACATATCAGTTATTAGATAACTAAAGTTCTCAAATTATAGAACTCCATGATATGCTTATTTGgcttcaaattatttcttttctgtatttcttgcATGTTAGAATCTCAAAGAAAAGCCTAAGATATGAATAAACAATAGTTGAATACACATGAAAGTCTCTAATCTAGAATTTATTCTGGAATGATTTTATAAAGgttctaaaattatatacttCATAGAtcctttgtgtatttttaatttcaatttgttttctaaCCTTTTCCTGTTTGATTCATAAAccaaaacatctttattttttggtGTTACTATCCATTTTGCCCATTAAAAGCTTGTTGAAATAGTTCTTCAGAAAAAGCCAATTTCTaatagtaattttaataaaactgccTAGAATGAATCAAAGAAGTCAGTGTAgccaggtttttttctttgtttttcttttttttcttttactgaatgAGTAAATCAATCACACACCAACAGTGTTGTAAATTTAAGTGCAAAAGCATTGAAGTGCTTTACTACAAATTACAACCTAGAAACACGTTAACTGAACAATTAAAATTCATACAATCAGATTTAGATATATAACAACACAAAGTAGGAACAGAATTACAGTACATTTACAACACAAGACAGATACATGAATTCATTAgaaaatattgtaataaataattcatgaatTATAGTGCAATTGATTTATGCATAAATAACTAATTGCCTAACAATCAGTTTATATTAACAAAATCTGTCAAAAATCAAGGCAGCCACAGAGTTTTACTAAATTACTGCGACAATGGAAATActgcaattaaaaaacaaatacaagtatTTGTACtgtaaacaactaaaaaaatcagTCTCACTAAAGTTAGTatacaatttaatataaaattgtcATTAGCTACCAGAAATGGTTTAAACAACTTTACTGAGCAGTAGTTTTCTAAAAACAGAGgcactgttttttttccttctttttttttaaaatataaaatacttgagGAACATTCAAATAAGTAGAAAGCACATAAGGGTTGCTTTCACCTTCATTAGAAGTCTGCTGAAACTGGATTTTTCAGAAAATTGTCAATTAATAAATAGTAACTGGTAACtaaatttataaagtactttgAAAGTTTAACATAAAGAACAACTTATAGAATCACTGGGGAGAAGGGGAACCCATAAATTTCCCTGCCTTTCCTAGTTTGTATAATCAAAAGTTAACTCAATAATagaaacattttgtttcttttaaaagttatggGTTGAACATTACCTATAaactatcaaaaaatattttaatttactatttctgaccaaaaataaataatacaagtaCTAAAATGCTGCAAATTAACTATAATATTACCTATAAAACTACTGATCACTGTGAAGTCAATAGCAAAATGATCCCTGATTTATGAATCCTGTAGTTTTTGGTCAGGTCATCTTTTAAATGATACAAAAGTGTTCTGTAAGTTTCCCTTTACTATAAACTTCTCAATcaatttattaatgtaaatatagTGTGAGGAATAAAAAAGctcaatacaatataaatattatgtaatgcATTCAAGCCCCCAAAGTTTTGCAAGTAAAATTCTGTATAAAGAGGTCAATAAAATTGTTCTGAAACATTTACTTTATCTTTAACTTTGTTTTTCaatgggggaagggggaaatatattaaataatccaAGTTCTGACCCTCACAAAATatggcttaattttttaaaaagaaagatgaccCTGACATCTGCTGTTCTGTAAtctattatgtatattttcttggGGGGCAAAAAAAGAGCAAGAGGATTCATACCCTAGTATGCAGGTAACATTAATAGCTGAAGAGGGTTCAGTATAGATCTCAGAGACCAAATAACTGCTTGGTTGTGTGTAGCttctcttcagtttctttaaacatatgtaagcagtttttaaatgtaatagcTGAAAATCTCTTTAGTAGTACATGTATATGCAATTattaaatacacacaaacacaagtgTAAAAACACAAGTATTTGACAAGgtgcacttatttttaaaattcagctatAAGTATTCCTTTTGGACTTATGAAAACTGGCTTAGAAAAATGACCAGAACCTGAATTTTAACAGAAAAGGGGCGCTCAGAGAATTctgaatatataaagcaaatccCCATTCTTTTTATGGAGGCAcatgctttataaaatattttaccacTAAAACTGTGTACTCCATAAATCCAACATGGATACTTTGacctatattttaaaactgcTATATAAAATTACTGGTCTCTCTTATGAGTCTAGTAAAAGTTAAAATGCACTGCCCAGCTTCTAACTACCCAATTAGTAGAGAGTTTACATTACTGAAAGTTCAAAACAGCTTCAGTGTTAAACATCTGTAAATATATTCAAGACCCTGAACAAACTGCAAATTTGGTTATTAGCAAAATGATAATGTATCGCCCACCAAAATGAAATCTGTAATTCATTTTGATaaactgaaaatgttttgaaatgtcACAGCAGCAAATATATTAAAGTTACACTGAGGTTTTTCAATAGGAGTGTATCACAATCCTTAAAATTTAAAGTAGTCATAACATCAACTAACCAGCACATTTAAACCAAAATGATCATTCTCAAGCTTTTTCTGTGCACATCATAAACATGCTCTAAGTTGCATTCCAACTTTCTTTTCTAACCTTACACATTagcttatttttcaaatgaaaaacaaaattaaattattttaataaatttaaaatttttttgttcttagTATTCCATCTTATATTAAAAGATTCTATAGCTGCTGGGGTTAACTATgcgtcagttttttttttaaagtatatacctTATAAACCCCAACTTCCTGCTAAATCAactattaaatgataaatattaaatttcattatacATATCCTTTAaggttttctcttctcttcctggtgGATGCACTGGAGTGCATTTTGTATTTCATAGAATGCACTGTAGTGTAATAAtactgtatatattaatttttcttagtatGGAGATAGCTGTCTATTTAACTTTGATTGGTTGTTTGACATACTTACTATAACTGTAAgtatgttatataaaatgtttgcaaactattaatatcatatttctATTATAAGATGGTTCAACTGAATGGCTGGAATGGTCTTTCACCAATAAAAATGGTTCACTTGACAATTACTTGTTTTCTCACAACGCTTTATGCTATTGACTACTAAAGAAAACCTGAATCTTTTTCACCTATTTATACAAGGATTAAATACAAACTATCAGAATTAAGTAAGCAACTATATAATTCTGTCCACAGTGAAAACCctgaataaaacttttttttcaaaaggcaTGTAAGTGGTTTTTGAACTGTAAAATTTCATGTCTCCTGTCAGAGTGAGCATTTGTAATTCccacatgtgtgtatatagacacacaaatacacacctgtgcacatacacacacacgcaaacacacacacacatacacacaaacattttTCCTAACAAGTAATCTACACAGGCTTGCTGCTGTTTTTGCAGCTGCCAGTCCCTGAATCTGTCATATTATATAACCCAGTGTCTGGTAATCGTAGTTTCTTCTTCGGAGGAGTCTTCAGTGTTCCAGATCTTTCTTTTACCTTGTATTCTAAAGTGCTGTGAGGTACCCCATAAATTCCTTGTGCTTTGGAAACACTCATTTTTCCACTCATTACCATTGCAATTGCCTCTTCCATTATTTCATGATCATATTGCCGATAGCGGCCACGTTTTTTCCTGGGCTGCTTATTATCTTTTCGATCCAATCCATCTTCAGTATTTTCAGAGGTTCCATCAACTGTTCCATTTTTAGAATTAAGACACAAAGGAGAGAGGTCCCCATGTAGAAAGTAAGAGTCAACACTTGAGTGAGTTACAGGCCCAGAACATTCTATTTTGTTCTGTTTAGGGagtatatttttcagtttttggagAGCTGATCCTTCTAGGACTGAAGAGGTTTTGGAAACTTGATACATAACATCCAGCAGACCAGAACCATCAGGTTGTGATTTTGAAACAGAACTTACTCGTAGCTGAGGAATTTTTAACTGTACAGTAGGATTTGAAGTTTCATATTGTaggctttcatttttctctttaaattgagTAACCATTTTCTGTAGAGTTAACTGATGGAGGTAAGTGGAAGCTGTTGGGAATTTTAATTCTGAGGTTTCAAGTAGatttagtttacttttttctgtGCGCTCTGCTTGAGCTCTTGCCCACAAGGCTACTTTTTGCAGCACTGCACACGTTTCTTTACTGTCTTTATATGAGTAACTATCATTGAAATCtcgagttttgtttttaaaagatgcagGCTTCCCTGCTGGTAAGGCTTCTAAGTGGAGAAGTAAAGTTTTTTGAGGTATGCCATAAAGTATGCCTGCTTTATTTATGTCCAGTGCTCCAGACTGAATGTCTTTCAAAGCTTTTGAGAGCAAACCATCTGCAAACTCAGCACTTCTTTCCACATAGTCCTCTCTGTTTCTGTGTAGTCTCCTGGATGGATGGAATGAAACGATGGTAAACTGATGCATGAGAGACTCTCACACAGCTATGGAAGGGAAGGGTCCACTCCTTTATTATACTCCTTGCTTAGGTAACATCACTGCTTATGACACTTTTAAGTCTGTGAGGTGTGGTAGTTACTCCTTATCAAAGCAAACGCTACAGTCCTGGTAGGACAATGTGTCAATGATACGGTGGCCTCAACGGGCAGACCTTCCAAGAACATAAAATCCTAActcagtatttataaaaatattctcatgatGTTGCTATTCCTCTGACAGATGCTTGCAGAGCAacacttataatttttatttgcacaaTTAGAGTTCCTTTATAAAAAATACCCAAATCCTAAAGGAGTTTTTGTTAGTAGAAACGTGACGTTACCGCTAAACAAGTAATAAAAGAGTCAACCCATTTAAAGGAAATTTGTAGCAGCAAGAATATTTCCAAACACAAACATCCCATATTTTTACAAGACTAATTTTTCTCTAgacaaaaacttaaaatgtgaAACAGATAAGTTATATCTGAAGTAGTTATATttggataaaataatttattttgagatattataaatgttatttctatttcaaatgtATCATTGTAACTTTCAAAGTTTCTCAACAGAAAGCTTACTATACTTTATGACTCAAAACTACTATAGCCTTAGTTGAAACAAATTACACTCTACATCTAAGATTTAAATGTGACAAAAAAGCTTCCTATATAGTTAATGGGAAGAtgcaaaagttataaaaaaatccaaatatccaACAGAACAGCATTTCActactaattatttatttaaattaatgacAATTTTCAAAAGATGAAAGGACTTTTTGTGGTGATTACTAGATATATTAAATCATTTGCCACCACATCTAAAcacaaggaaaaaatgtaaacactATAAACTAGCTTTAAGAATCAGTAAATATAGTACTCTCAgaatttcattgtttaaaaaaattaaatattagattaCATATTTCCCTTAAAATTGCCtcctgaatatttaatttaaaactctTTCACTCGTCCTGCTTCTTAGTTTGTATTCTATGATTAAGTTGGTAGTTCATTTTAGTAACATGAACTAAAGTTTGGTGATTGTTCTGATAACTTTTCtttaacagaaagaataaaaaagaaagagaaaggacaaaTGAAAGGTATGAGAGAGACACACTCATGAGTGACAAAAATTCTGGAGGAAAACTATGTTATGTCAATACTACTTGGAATAGTATTAAGAGTTCTCTgtagagataattttaaattatatttcctagATATTGCTTACCCAGCCATTGAATTTTCAGAAGAAGGATCACATATGGATGACTCTTCAGATTTTATGctggttttctttgtagagagaTCTAACACTCCATCCCCTATAATTTTTGCAAGAGAAAAAACTTTATAGTTGTAACAGATAGGCAATccttatattttaacattttgtattttgctGATCTACTTATTCATGATCTAAATATTAACACTTGTATTTGATATGTGGCCCATTACTTTCTCATCTTACATGGTTTTAGCAATAGGAAATGACTGGGAAGGcactatataggaaaaaaaaaaagaacagaggagGAGCTGGCATTGCCAGATgctataaaagaaattaacagactatataatataaaatctgtttaaaaatcaACTCTTGGTCATCTCTCCCACCACTTTGTAGTAAACAGCCATTTGACTGCTCATTTATGACTGTTTTCTATTAAAGGCTGCCCAGATAATGCTTGAGGAAGGTAAGAGTGATGTAAGGTGCACAAAACAGAGAGAATAGAAAATGTGATGACATATAAGAGAACTGAATAATTAGCATTTATTAGAACTAGTAATATTTGGCACATATACTTTAGGTAAACAGTGACTCTATGTATAACCAATGTATTTTCTAGAATGCAGTGTAAAATTTTACTGtattaaattattgaaatgtaCAATAGTTGAATCATTGACTATATCATGTATTATGGTTATATATATGACTGGATAAAGACATATAACGTTAGAAAAAATAACCTGTTATAAAACTGCCTAAGCACTTGTTATTAAaatgtagttattattattattatgaatttacataaatgaaaccacaatgatttttaaaatttataaataaaaaaaattagctgggcatggtggtatgtgcctgtagctctagctactcaggaggagctgggaggatcgcctgagcccaggagtttgaggttacagtgaccaatgattgtaccactgcactctagcctgacagacagagcaagaccctgtctctcagatagacagacagacagacagacagaatatatgttttcactggcagaaaaaatgctgaaaattttacctataagaaagaaattattataagaaaatgtttaaaaatatactaagaaATTAACTGAggttaagaaaattaaacaggGTTTTACTGTTACCTTATTAATCTATGTAACACTTAAGTGCCTGggaagatacaaagatgaaaaaacaaaacaaaacatcctaCCCATAACCCTCCTGTGTAGAactcaataataatttattgagcgcttactaTATACACTATTTTAGGCATTAGGAGAGCagcagttataaaaaaaaaagtcacataaagGTCCTATTCTTATAGTGCTTAGGATCCAGTAAGATAATTCATACACCACCTgcaccaccaccacagccaccaaTTATGATATCGATACTtaggaaaataatgcaaaataagcTGATAGAGTAATGAAGCTAGAGTGGAAGAGGCTACTGTTTTATGTAGTGTTATCAGTGTAGGCCTCTTTGATTTGAACAGGGTCCTGAACAAGATGAGGGTCACTAATCAAGCACATATATTGGGGAAAGCTTCTAGGAAAAAGTTTGTACAAAGGCTGTGATATGAAATCATATCTGGAATGTATGAGGAACAGCAAAGAGGCCAAGGATGGCTGAAGTGGCATTAAGCCAGGCTGGGATGAGATTAGAAATGCTGTAGGAAAAGGTCACACAGGGCCATGTGAGCCAGGGTAAAaactctgaattttattttgagagGCAGAAGCCACTGAAGGATTCTAAACAGAAGACTGCCATGGTTTTAACGGGTCAATATGTTGTGAGGAGAATGGACTGAAAGGGGCTAAAGGTGGAACTGGGAAACCTGCTGGGAAAGTGCCATGCTATTTCTAATCTCTGGGCTTTCCTAGTTGCAGTTGGTTTCCTTTGCCTAGAAGATTCCTACCCCTGTCCTCCTTCTACCCCTGCATTCATCCTAATTCTCACCAAATCTTATTCATCATTCATGACACAATCTGGACTTGATTGATCATCATTTTCCTAGGTTCCCATACTAGCAAAACGTACCTATATTATTAAGCATCTAGGCTATATTCTAGTTGCCAATATACTTACCAGTGTTAGCCACATGCTATAAACTATCGGAAGGCAGAgactatgtatattttattcatcaataCATCCCCACTGCCTAGAATAATGTCTGGTATagcatactattaatataagtgttcaataaatgtttgtggaatagAATTTCAAAGAACTGGAGAAAATGCAGTATGGCCAGAGGTTAGAATGCCTAGATTAGAAGGGTAAGGGGAGACTAGAGAGGCAAACTACCTGACACATAGTACCTTAACAAAATTGTTAAAGGAAGTATCTTGCCCCAGTTTATCCATCCATCCTAATTTTATGCTTAGTCTGCAGCTAATCTCAAACCTCACATTTCTCATGTATCTAACCACTTGCAGCTCTTCAAACATGCTATGCAGTGTCATATCTATCATATTGCAGTGCaccattccctctgcctagaatgctctttTCACCTATCCGACTTGTCAAACTTCCACTCATCCTTAAAGATCCAGGTCCCCTCAAACAGAAACTGCTTATTGTCTCCCTGTGTCAACGGCATCCTGTAATCACTCACAACACTATCATGCAATTACTGatttatgtatctttttcttCCATCAGATTGAATTCTTCAAGGTCCGAGATCTTGACTTACTCATCTGtatttcaataaacattagtAGAATACTAAAACctactaaaagaagaaatattgtcttttcttttactctcatttcttttttagaaatcaaaattttactattttgagAACTTATAAGACTATCTTCTTCAAGAAATGATTACTTGTTTATCATTGTATTCACTAATTTTGATTTTGCTCATGTTTTATGTACAGTTTATAGCATATAAAACACTTTTGCTAATTCAGTTACTCTTAACttcagaaattaatgaaatttctTCAATTCTAAATCTTCTAGACTTTTGATATGCTTgacttaaaattaattatttcacaaAGTACAAGTAATAAAAGGAGGTACAGGGAAtcacttctttctctcctttacaTAAACTATGTAAACTAAGCTGGAGCTCTCTACTTAGGgcaataaaagtttcttttcctttttggacCACTACTAAACAAAGCCCTAGTTATAGATAATTTTAATCTGGATGAGCTAGACATAGCCCTGTTCCATCTTTAAAGGACTTACCCAAATTAGGTCTATATTTCTGATTCTCTTTAGGAAATGTAAACAATAACCTGGTGGGAAATGTTGTATCTCTTTCTTTCTACAATCCTTTCTACAATCTCTTTCTACAATCCTTTCTTCATATCTATGCTAAAAGTTTTGTTCTAAGAGGATTTGATAACTAAAATAACACATTATAGTTTGTAtttagtgaaaatgaaaaaaaatactcctGGAATATAACTGTCATATTAAAATTCTCTCATCAATGAACATTTACATAGTAAACACAAGatacataaatatgtaagtaaataGTTCTAGTATGTATTAAGGATTTTTAGATAAATCTTAGTTATCTATAGAAAATCTCACCTTTTGTTAGTAGTATTAACCACCTACACTAAAAGTATTTTGCTGGTATCATGATCCCTTTTTCTATCATAAAGCCTGTAGCTCAAGAGctggaaaaatcaaaataaggtACCCCTAGAATTGTCtgaattagaaaagcaaaaactaagaaaagggGAGAGATAGGTTGGGAaggatgaggaaaaagaaaggtcAGGAATGGGGGTGAAAGATATTTTCTTGCTCTTGCTGATGATTTATATTTAGCTACATGGAGATTAGATCATTCCTTTGCAATGGAGATAGCATATAACTAggttattttgtgtgtatttttctaaGGTACTAATAATTAATTCAGTGGATAAAAACTAAGTACTTATTATGCTATTATAGTGTTATGTAAACTGAGTAGATGGGGGTAGGTAATTAATTCATGTTCACCAGTGCATTCTCTGCATCCTATCttatattgtaatttatttcCCATTCACCTATTGGTTGGTGTCTAGGTTGTCTTAGTTTTTCACTGTCACAaacaatgctgaaatgaacatacTCTCAATGCTTCTTTGTGTTCATGTATAATAATTTCTCTAAGATAGACTCCTAGAAGTGAAAATGTTACACAATGgaatatgtacatttttcaaCTTTCGTAGATATTACCAAATTTTCCCACATCCTTGAAAACACTTGGTGTTATTGAGATTATTAATGTTTGATGAATAAAAAGTAAACTGCAGgattaaatgaacaaaagagTCCATACCATTTAGTATGGtatttatgtgaatttttaaagcacaaaaaattattttgtttatagatacataaataaCAGGGTATCCTGTTAAACTTGAATTCTTATCAGTCTGAAAGGTATGAATCACATGATAGCATGGTTAAGAGTCTTTTCCTATATTTAAGTGCTTACAAAATTTCCTCTATGAACTGACAGTATAACTATGCTaattttttgataaggttgttcatcttttacttttcaatttttttgtaattcttaaTGGATTAgaatattagtcctttatttTGTAATATGAGTTGTAAGTATTTTTTCCCAGATTGGCattgtcttttgatttttctattgGTACTTTCTTCTCTGTCATGAAgaagtttcttattttatatcAGAATTTATCACTTTCTTGTTGTTAAGGTGATCTTCTAAGCTAAGACACAAATGATGGAAAGGGGCAAGCCAAAGAACCAACATGAATGTCTGAAAGCAGAGTGATCCAGGTAAGGGGATCAGCAACAGTGAAGTATCCTGAAGTGGAATAAGCTAGGTTTAAGTGTCAGAAGTAAACAAACAGATAGTGTGACTTGTACCTACTAAGCCTGtaagaaagggaaaggaataaGTCCAGAGAGGAAGGCAAGGAATAGATCTTAGTAGTGCTTGgtaaatcacagaaagaaattaaaattttgtccTTAATGTAACAGAAAACTAAGAGGAAGATTTTTAATATAGAATATCAGCTTTTTTAATGCAACGTAACTCTAAGAACCCTATTTTGGCACAAGGTTATAAGGTAG
It encodes the following:
- the LCORL gene encoding ligand-dependent nuclear receptor corepressor-like protein isoform X9 — translated: MDKGRERMAAAAAAAAAAAAQCRSPRCAAERRGFRRELDSWRHRLMHCVGFESILEGLYGPRLRRDLSLFEDCEPEELTDWSMDEKCSFCNLQREAVSDCIPSLDSSQSTPTEELSSQGQSNTDKIEYQAENYLNTLFRKKDLPQNCDPNIPLVAQELMKKMIRQFAIEYISKSGKIQENRNGSIGPSLICKSIQMNQAENSLQEEQEGPLDLTVNRMQEQSTQQGDGVLDLSTKKTSIKSEESSICDPSSENSMAGRLHRNREDYVERSAEFADGLLSKALKDIQSGALDINKAGILYGIPQKTLLLHLEALPAGKPASFKNKTRDFNDSYSYKDSKETCAVLQKVALWARAQAERTEKSKLNLLETSELKFPTASTYLHQLTLQKMVTQFKEKNESLQYETSNPTVQLKIPQLRVSSVSKSQPDGSGLLDVMYQVSKTSSVLEGSALQKLKNILPKQNKIECSGPVTHSSVDSYFLHGDLSPLCLNSKNGTVDGTSENTEDGLDRKDNKQPRKKRGRYRQYDHEIMEEAIAMVMSGKMSVSKAQGIYGVPHSTLEYKVKERSGTLKTPPKKKLRLPDTGLYNMTDSGTGSCKNSSKPV
- the LCORL gene encoding ligand-dependent nuclear receptor corepressor-like protein isoform X8, with product MDKGRERMAAAAAAAAAAAAQCRSPRCAAERRGFRRELDSWRHRLMHCVGFESILEGLYGPRLRRDLSLFEDCEPEELTDWSMDEKCSFCNLQREAVSDCIPSLDSSQSTPTEELSSQGQSNTDKIEYQAENYLNTLFRKKGNIDLPQNCDPNIPLVAQELMKKMIRQFAIEYISKSGKIQENRNGSIGPSLICKSIQMNQAENSLQEEQEGPLDLTVNRMQEQSTQQGDGVLDLSTKKTSIKSEESSICDPSSENSMAGRLHRNREDYVERSAEFADGLLSKALKDIQSGALDINKAGILYGIPQKTLLLHLEALPAGKPASFKNKTRDFNDSYSYKDSKETCAVLQKVALWARAQAERTEKSKLNLLETSELKFPTASTYLHQLTLQKMVTQFKEKNESLQYETSNPTVQLKIPQLRVSSVSKSQPDGSGLLDVMYQVSKTSSVLEGSALQKLKNILPKQNKIECSGPVTHSSVDSYFLHGDLSPLCLNSKNGTVDGTSENTEDGLDRKDNKQPRKKRGRYRQYDHEIMEEAIAMVMSGKMSVSKAQGIYGVPHSTLEYKVKERSGTLKTPPKKKLRLPDTGLYNMTDSGTGSCKNSSKPV